A genomic region of Sander vitreus isolate 19-12246 chromosome 11, sanVit1, whole genome shotgun sequence contains the following coding sequences:
- the rprma gene encoding protein reprimo A — MNSTGFNQTEGGLLNKTEEFFCCNFSSVVTDNGFVAAAPDERSLFVMRVVQIAVMCVLSLTVVFGIFFLGCNLLIKSEGMINFLVTDRRPSKEAEAVIVGAY, encoded by the coding sequence ATGAATAGCACCGGGTTCAACCAAACGGAGGGCGGACTGCTCAACAAGACCGAGGAGTTTTTTTGCTGCAACTTTTCCTCCGTGGTGACTGATAACGGCTTTGTGGCCGCCGCTCCAGATGAGAGGAGCCTCTTCGTCATGAGGGTGGTCCAGATAGCCGTCATGTGCGTTTTGTCCCTCACGGTGGTTTTTGGCATATTTTTCTTGGGTTGCAACCTTCTCATAAAGTCAGAAGGAATGATAAACTTTTTAGTAACGGACAGGAGACCGTCTAAAGAAGCGGAGGCAGTTATTGTTGGAGCCTACTGA